From Panthera tigris isolate Pti1 chromosome B4, P.tigris_Pti1_mat1.1, whole genome shotgun sequence:
TAAGCTCCTGCTGGTCCttagccctgccccagcccctcttcACCTGAAGATTAGCCAGCTgtagccccctccccacccagaccAAGGATGAAACCCAAGTGTCCCGAGTCCcggcccatccccccaccattTATGGGGTTACCCCAACTGAAACCAACCTCCTACCCCCTTGTTTTCCCCTAGCTCCCTCACCGAGGTCTGCCAAGACGCTGAGGCCCTCTGGGTAACCACTCTCCTGCCTCAGTAAGAAGAAAGAGTAGTCACATTCTCCCAGAAGGACCCTAAAAAGGCCTGAAGAAAGGCATGAGGAAGGCACAGGTCACAggggctcgggctcgggctctGTGCACGTCTCTGCCTTCCTTCATTGTGTCCCTGGGCTGAACACCAAAGGAGAAAACGTGAAGAGGTGAGAGGGTGGTAGGAAGGCAGAATGTCTGTGTGGAGGTTAAAAATAAGCCTGtggtaggaaaagaaaatgggaagacatTAAGAAAGGAGCAAGTGAGGGGCCGGGGGCAAAAGGGTGGGGGTTGGGCCATCACATGCAAACATTTGAACTCTGTCCAAATAAAAGCCCCTTGTGTCCTCAGAAACAAAGCTTTTCCACGTTGCCATCTTTCCCCACACTGGACCCAAATGAGCCCTGTCCCCAAGCCTAGCCATGCCGCCGACTCGCAGAGTGTTCAAGGTGTCAAACGAAGGCCCTCAGAGGCAGCCTTGGGGCTCCACGCCAGTTGCTCTGTGTACCCTTGAGCTGCAATTAAGGTTGTACCCCTTTAGACAGCTACCGGGCATTTCAGGATACCTACAAACTCCTCAGTCCCTCAACTGCAGGGGGAAGATGTCTCTTTTCATCCATTTCTAAATTGTGTCTGGTCAGCACAGTGGAACTCGGCGTAAGGAAACTACGTGAGGCTGCTGGGGAACGGGCGTGTTTGCCGAGGCCTCATCTCGGCATGCCCCCGGGACAGGCCGCGCAGCCTGGGGACCTAGGAAGGAGGTGGACAGGAGGTGTCTGAGAAAACCTGCAGTTGTTTGTGAGGTGATGTTCGAGATGCCCACTCAGCTTCCTGCCATCACTTCCTCTCGCTAGCACCTGGAAGAGTTGGGCTGCTCCAGGTACGAACAAGAGCAGAGACCACTTCCTCTGCCAACACACACATCTTTCATCTCGAGAAGACCACACGGCACACATAAGCCAGCCTTCCGGCCTCACACAACATCAGACTAGAGAAGGAAAACaaccccccaccctggcccctccTCAGTGACTCCAACCCAAACAACAACCAAGTCAGCATAGTGgtaggaatttatattttttgcctttgttcagAATACATGAGATTGGTAAATATGCCACATGCCTTTGGTGGAAGTACAACTGTTATTATTCTATACAAGTATGGGGTTGGGGGTAGGAAAAAAGACAGAGGTGATGACAGACAAACAGTGGAAACCCCACATCGCCTCATGGCAAACCAAAGAAGAAGGGGATGTGGGAAGCTTGGCTTCATTTGACTGCAAAGTCCCGGGGTTTGGTTGCATATTTGCTCATGCACATGGGTggttgggggggcgggaggggggacaGCAAAGACACAGAAGAGGGTACAGGGTGGGGtgagaaaaaaagtagaagggCAAACATCCCCAAAAGAACAAAGCCAACTACATCTGGTGAGCCTCAGAGGGACAGAAACCCAGGAAAGAATTCCTGTGACAGGGCTAGGTGGGCCAAGAGGGCGAATTGGCTCCAGGCTCGGGACACATCGAGGACACTGGTGGTTCTTCTCCAGCGGTGACCCCCTGCATTAGGCAAGGAGGAGCCCAGAGGAGAGTGGAGACCTTCGAGGGGGGCCGTTGGGAGGGTACACTGACTGCTTTCTTCCAGCTCTTCAGTCCTGCCCTGGGGCAGGACGAAGGGAATGTGGGAAAAgggggcaaagggaaaggaaggatggTTTTGTGCAATGAAATGCTGCTGCGTGGAAAATGGCATCCAgacccagcccagcctggcctcAGCCTCTTCCTGCACATGGGCCAGATGACAGGAAGAATAAAGGGTCATGGGTGCTCCCCCTCCTGTTCCcagcctgccctcctcccctcacacCTGGGTCTATTCCACTCAACACCCTATCTGAAGTCCACCAGTGGCCGCCTCAGCTTCCACTGTCTGTCCCCACAAACCAcgcagaggaaaggaaaggaggcaaagTGGCATTCAGATGGGTACAGGTGGTTTAGAAGGGGAATACAGTGCAGGAAGAACAGACAGGTGGCTCTCGATGAGAGGGCCCCATGACAGCACAGCAGTCCACAAGCACACTTGTCTACAGACCGTCCCGCCTCCCACCTGAGACTGGGCTGGCAAGTATATTGGACTTCTCTGAACACTCAGAATCGGCTACCCTCAGGAAGGACCTCCTGCCTCGTCCTTGCCTTTGGCAAGTAGCTGGGAATAGTGTAGAGAAAAGGAGTCCCTGAGAGTCCAAGGACCCTCATTCCTAACACTTCACACTTTATCAATGGGAAGGGAGGAACAGGACCCTCCTCAAAAAGCAGGCAAGAGGTAGCTTCTTCCGATCTTGTTATTTTCAGATTGGGTCCTTGACTCATTGTCTCTCTGGAATTAACACATACTCTCTTTACCTATGCCAACAATTAAAATGGAGAGTCCCAAGCTTTGGCTCTATGGAATTATTTGGTATTCTCAGGAACAACACAGAATGCTGCAGAAAATGTGGATGAGAGACAGCCCGTTGTAGTCATGAGCTTATGGGGCTGCATCTAGGATAGGAATGAAGCTGGTACTTTAGCAATTAACGTGTGTGCTCTAGGTctccagaaaacaaagcaaaaggttGTAATATCCCTGACAACATAGAAAATCTTGGACTAACAGATTAGAAATTACTGCAAAAATAAGCTTGACTTTCTGAAAGGGTATTGCACCAGAACCAAGTTGGTCTCTGGGCCCACCCCAGGATCCTCTGCAGGCCTGGCCTAGGAGAAGAGCCCCATGTGACCAGGGCAGTCTTGAGTGAGCTGCCATTCTTCTAGCTGTTCACAGCCTCCTCCTGCCAGTGGCCTGGCCTTTCCTGGTGGCACCACGGGCACCAGAtacccttctcctccccctggtCTTGGCACCTTCTTGGGCATATCACCCCAGCTAcaccccttcctcttctcttggcCTCCCACTCTTTTTGGCTTTGGGGGAACTTGAGTGGGTACATAAGAACGGGGTAGGGGGAAGGTGCCAGCTGTTGCTCTTCAGGTGGTTACTTCAGGACGGTGCCACGAGCAGCAATTCTAGTGTTGAGGGACACAGTGCAAatgaaagcaacagaaaagaaGGAGTGGGCGACGGAGAAGCCTGGACAGGGTGGAGGGAGGTAGATGGGGACGTTTGTTGAGAGAGTaaacagagggaaggggacaTGAGTTGGATGGCAAtggagaacagggaaggggtggCACATTCTCAAGTAAAAAAGTAGACTGGACACAGGAATCAGGAAGTCccagatggaaaagagaaagagacaggagaaAACAAGAGGGCAAATTACATCAAGTTACTAGACAGTCGGGGCTTACAGTTGCAGGTGTCCCATCCCCATGGTCTCCCCTAAGCCCAGCCAGTGACAAACAGCATAGCCCCACTTCCTCAGAATAGGAGGGACCATCTTCCCACAATATCTTGCAGAGGGAAGGCTTGCCCACCTAGGAAGTCCTTTGTCcttgcccttcctccctcccaaacCGGGTGATGACCCCACAGCAGCGATCTCCATACCTCAGTCAGAGCAGCCCCACtccccaggcaggcaggcaggcaggcagggctgggagaagaCTCCAGGACCTTCCCACCTCTTCACCCCACCAGCAACCTCAGCGATACTTACTTACAATAACTACCACGATGATGGCACAGATAGCTCCCAGCATGATCATCATCTGAGGAAACATTGACCAAAAATGGGCCCTTGGAtttagggaaggaggaaagacctataaccctaaccctaaccctaaccctaaccctaaccctaaccctgcacCACATCTGAAGCTTCCCAGAAACATCATAGCATCTGCAGCCTGCTCTGTTTCGCTTAGCGCCTGTTGCCCGAAGGCCTTGAAAGGAACTCAGGTGGAGGTGTAGACTTGGGATCTTTAGCCAGCTAGTTCATTTTTCATCATGAAGTGTTCAGCTCATTCCTAAAAGCTGcaggtatttaaatatatatctagcCTAGTCATCATGCTGAGGTTAGTTGTGTGTGGGGAATGTCCAGGGGAAATTTTTCCAGGGATCTTTTGGGGAAAAGCAGCTTGACTGACCATTTCCAAACTCCTCAGGGTATCACTGTCCCCCAGTTAGTGGTTCTGAATACTCTAGCCTACCCTGGTGGCCAATTCAGGGTAATGCATCTCAAGGAGGCTTTCAGGTTTTCTCCCGAGTTCTGCAGGGCAGAGATCCTGTGCCACTAGAGGTAAGGAAGGTATGCGCCCAAAGGTTTTCTTGCCTTCTAGGAGTTGAGGCCCAGGAagtaaaggcagaaagaaaaagaaaactcacctTGCAGTTTTTCCACCAATACTTCCTCTTTAGCTTGGCAGCACTGCTCTCAAATTGTGATGCTCCCACCTGCAAGGCATCAGCTCGGTCATCCAGCTGTGACAGTATCTCATCCCTCTTCAGGACCTTGTCCACATTCACACGCATGATGTCCACCACCTGAGGGAGGTTGCAGAAACAAAGCCAGTAAGCTTCCTTGCTAGAGACAGAGGTAAGAACAATAAGGGAATCACAAGTCTGGCCCCATGTAACTCAAGAATGCCTTGcccttctattaaaaaaaaaaaaaagaaaaaagaaagaaagaagtttctaAACTTCTAGCAGCTGGAAACTCTCAGAGACAAAGCTCTCCACTTACTTCCTCCACTTGTGCCTGGGTTTGCTGCAGTCGTCTGTTACTGGTCGTATTAGGAGGAGGGCCAGGGGGGCCCCCACCTGGGGCAGCCCCTTCTGCCCCTTCAGTGGGCGGCTGAGCCGGAGCAGACCTGTGGAGAGAAGTGGGCCAAGTACACAACGTAACCGAGACAGAAAGGAATCCCATGTATTCTCACCCCCATCACCAACACCAAGGTGATTAGGTTATATGCAACTAGAAGGGATTCTAACTTCTTGACAACACCAAGTAGGAAGATGCAGCATACAGGAAGAACCAAAAGATGAAAAATCCTGTAACAACACTTAGATGGGGCTCAGGGACATCCAGGATGGCATCAAGAGATCCTGCTTGGGGCTATCCTTTGACCCAAACTCAAATATCCTCTGGCACAATGGCTACGGGGACAAATGTGCCAGTCTTAGACTAGATGGTACTTT
This genomic window contains:
- the VAMP1 gene encoding vesicle-associated membrane protein 1; the protein is MSAPAQPPTEGAEGAAPGGGPPGPPPNTTSNRRLQQTQAQVEEVVDIMRVNVDKVLKRDEILSQLDDRADALQVGASQFESSAAKLKRKYWWKNCKMMIMLGAICAIIVVVIVIYFFT